The proteins below are encoded in one region of Belonocnema kinseyi isolate 2016_QV_RU_SX_M_011 chromosome 3, B_treatae_v1, whole genome shotgun sequence:
- the LOC117170384 gene encoding tRNA pseudouridine(38/39) synthase isoform X1: MNVVKIKRSKHSRSNREELENLDKADLIDRILQLEAHNFQLKRIIAKNVSSTDQKPKKIFSKQRKFDFSKHHKRHILLKFYYLGWDYQGFMEQESTISTIEYHLFAALVKSCCIESRESSNYHRCGRTDKGVSAFSQVISIDIRSRLDPEHQSDLDKELPYCKILNRILPKNIRCISWCPAPNDLSARFDCKCRTYKYFFPRGNLNIEVMNTALKYMIGSHDFRNICKMDVANGVVNFIRTIKEAFVRCIQENEEIPTGYDMCELTITSQAFLWHQIRCIMGVLLLIGREKEKPEVIQDLFDVEKCPRKPQYNLAHEVPLNLFHCEYETNDWFFDKIELEEVVRNLQEDWTFNNIKSTMIKSMLMKLPDVSNMNFQSECLLRGVESKTYKPLMERLTCESLEEKIKHFSKKQKIEVTKA; encoded by the exons ATGAACGTTGTCAAGATTAAAAGAAGTAAACATTCACGCTCAAATAGAGAAGAATTAGAAAATCTCGATAAAGCG GACTTAATAGATCGAATTTTACAACTGGAAGctcacaattttcagttgaagcgAATCATTGCTAAAAATGTAAGCAGTACTGATCAAaaacccaaaaagattttttccaaacaaaggaaattcgatttttcaaa gcacCACAAAAGACACATACTCTTGAAGTTTTACTATCTCGGTTGGGATTACCAGGGATTTATGGAACAAGAAAGTACGATTAGTACTATCGAGTACCACCTTTTTGCAGCCCTAGTAAAAAGTTGCTGCATAGAGAGTAGAGAATCTTCGAATTATCATAGATGTGGTCGAACAGACAAAGGTGTCAGTGCCTTTTCTCAAGTTATATCAATAGATATTCGCAGCCGATTAGATCCTGAGCATCAATCTGATTTGGATAAAGAACTCCCCTACTGCAAAATATTGAATAgaatcttaccaaaaaatattcgGTGCATTTCTTGGTGTCCTGCACCAAACGATCTTTCTGCGAGATTTGACTGCAAGTGCCGaacctacaaatatttttttcccagGGGTAATTTGAATATAGAAGTTATGAATACGGCACTTAAATACATGATAGGAAGTCACGATTTCAGAAATATCTGCAAGATGGATGTTGCTAATGGGGTTGTTAATTTTATTCGGACTATTAAAGAAGCTTTTGTACGTTGCAttcaagaaaatgaggaaataccGACAG GATATGACATGTGTGAATTAACAATAACTAGTCAAGCATTTCTCTGGCATCAAATTCGATGCATAATGGGTGTTTTACTGTTAATTGGTCGAGAGAAAGAAAAGCCTGAAGTTATTCAAGATCTCTTCGACGTAGAAAAATGTCCTAGAAAGCCACAATACAATTTGGCTCATGAAGTCCCGCTGAACTTGTTCCATTGTGAATATGAAACCAATGActggtttttcgataaaatagaacTAGAAGAAGTTGTACGGAATTTACAAGAAGATTGGACCTTTAACAACATAAA ATCTACGATGATAAAGTCTATGTTGATGAAACTCCCAGATGTAtcgaatatgaattttcaaagtgaaTGCCTTCTTCGGGGAGTGGAATCGAAAACTTATAAACCATTAATGGAAAGATTGACTTGTG AAAGCCTGGAAGAGAAAATCAAGCACTTCTCAAAGAAACAGAAAATAGAAGTGACAAAAGCATAG
- the LOC117170384 gene encoding tRNA pseudouridine(38/39) synthase isoform X2, with amino-acid sequence MHHKRHILLKFYYLGWDYQGFMEQESTISTIEYHLFAALVKSCCIESRESSNYHRCGRTDKGVSAFSQVISIDIRSRLDPEHQSDLDKELPYCKILNRILPKNIRCISWCPAPNDLSARFDCKCRTYKYFFPRGNLNIEVMNTALKYMIGSHDFRNICKMDVANGVVNFIRTIKEAFVRCIQENEEIPTGYDMCELTITSQAFLWHQIRCIMGVLLLIGREKEKPEVIQDLFDVEKCPRKPQYNLAHEVPLNLFHCEYETNDWFFDKIELEEVVRNLQEDWTFNNIKSTMIKSMLMKLPDVSNMNFQSECLLRGVESKTYKPLMERLTCESLEEKIKHFSKKQKIEVTKA; translated from the exons AT gcacCACAAAAGACACATACTCTTGAAGTTTTACTATCTCGGTTGGGATTACCAGGGATTTATGGAACAAGAAAGTACGATTAGTACTATCGAGTACCACCTTTTTGCAGCCCTAGTAAAAAGTTGCTGCATAGAGAGTAGAGAATCTTCGAATTATCATAGATGTGGTCGAACAGACAAAGGTGTCAGTGCCTTTTCTCAAGTTATATCAATAGATATTCGCAGCCGATTAGATCCTGAGCATCAATCTGATTTGGATAAAGAACTCCCCTACTGCAAAATATTGAATAgaatcttaccaaaaaatattcgGTGCATTTCTTGGTGTCCTGCACCAAACGATCTTTCTGCGAGATTTGACTGCAAGTGCCGaacctacaaatatttttttcccagGGGTAATTTGAATATAGAAGTTATGAATACGGCACTTAAATACATGATAGGAAGTCACGATTTCAGAAATATCTGCAAGATGGATGTTGCTAATGGGGTTGTTAATTTTATTCGGACTATTAAAGAAGCTTTTGTACGTTGCAttcaagaaaatgaggaaataccGACAG GATATGACATGTGTGAATTAACAATAACTAGTCAAGCATTTCTCTGGCATCAAATTCGATGCATAATGGGTGTTTTACTGTTAATTGGTCGAGAGAAAGAAAAGCCTGAAGTTATTCAAGATCTCTTCGACGTAGAAAAATGTCCTAGAAAGCCACAATACAATTTGGCTCATGAAGTCCCGCTGAACTTGTTCCATTGTGAATATGAAACCAATGActggtttttcgataaaatagaacTAGAAGAAGTTGTACGGAATTTACAAGAAGATTGGACCTTTAACAACATAAA ATCTACGATGATAAAGTCTATGTTGATGAAACTCCCAGATGTAtcgaatatgaattttcaaagtgaaTGCCTTCTTCGGGGAGTGGAATCGAAAACTTATAAACCATTAATGGAAAGATTGACTTGTG AAAGCCTGGAAGAGAAAATCAAGCACTTCTCAAAGAAACAGAAAATAGAAGTGACAAAAGCATAG
- the LOC117170385 gene encoding nuclear receptor 2C2-associated protein, producing MTCLLKERKFECRVSSVLNKNIKEFGKKHLFDESNETCWNSDSGTPQWILINFEEEVDLSEIEIEFQGGFAGKQCSLEAGSDSKNLSVVEEFFPEDANTGQRFRLSETKKAKVFKLVFHNSTDFFGRIVIYRLSFHS from the exons atGACTTGCTtattgaaagaaagaaaatttgaatgtcG ggTTAGTTCCGTGTTGaacaaaaacataaaagaatttgggaaaaaacatttatttgatgaGTCGAATGAAACTTGCTGGAACTCTGATTCT GGAACACCGCAGTGGATTCTGATAAATTTTGAAGAGGAAGTTGATTTATCGGAAATAGAAATTGAGTTCCAGGGTGGATTCGCCGGTAAACAATGTTCCTTGGAAGCTGGTTCAGACTCTAAAAATCTCTCCGTCGTAGAAGAATTTTTCCCAGAGGACGCAAATACTGGTCAACGGTTTCGGTTGTCGGAAACGAAAAAAGCTAAAgtgtttaaattagtttttcataaCAGTAccgatttttttggtagaattgtCATATATAGACTATCGTTTCACTCATGa